From the genome of Bordetella sp. H567, one region includes:
- a CDS encoding Bug family tripartite tricarboxylate transporter substrate binding protein, with the protein MKQFKGAVKALGMVVALALGAHAGMAAAEGYPDKPIRLVVPYPPGGNLDITTRAITTAMARYLKQSIVVENLGGAGGSIGAGNVARAAADGYTVLSTTIVPLVVNPTLVPGTRVKLGDFDPVGMLAVVPSVLEVNAKNRQGITDFKGFIAYAKAHPGEVAVAHSGTGTTNHIAELLLEQDFGIKMNPIPYKGSAPALADMLGNQVDGMVDQLTSSQPQIQNGALTALAVTSAKRVPQLANVPTVAELGKPDFEMVTYSALMTPKGTPQAVRQVLNDALAKAVADPEVQRQLANIGSQVVPSTIDQTAQIFAKEEAKLQPLLTSGVLKPDNAR; encoded by the coding sequence ATGAAGCAGTTCAAAGGCGCCGTCAAAGCGCTTGGGATGGTTGTTGCCCTTGCCCTGGGCGCGCATGCGGGTATGGCCGCGGCCGAGGGCTATCCCGACAAGCCCATCCGGCTGGTGGTTCCCTATCCGCCCGGCGGCAACCTGGACATCACCACGCGCGCCATCACCACCGCCATGGCGCGCTACCTGAAGCAGTCCATCGTGGTGGAAAACCTGGGCGGCGCCGGTGGCTCGATCGGCGCGGGCAACGTCGCGCGCGCCGCGGCGGACGGCTATACGGTGCTGTCCACCACCATCGTGCCGCTGGTCGTCAACCCGACGCTGGTACCGGGCACCCGCGTCAAACTGGGCGACTTCGATCCGGTGGGGATGCTGGCCGTGGTGCCTTCCGTGCTGGAGGTGAACGCCAAGAACAGGCAGGGCATCACCGACTTCAAGGGCTTCATCGCCTACGCCAAGGCCCATCCGGGCGAAGTGGCCGTGGCCCATTCCGGTACGGGCACCACCAACCACATCGCCGAGTTGCTGCTGGAGCAGGACTTCGGCATCAAGATGAATCCCATCCCGTACAAGGGTTCGGCGCCCGCCTTGGCGGATATGCTGGGCAACCAGGTCGACGGCATGGTGGACCAGCTGACCAGTTCGCAGCCGCAGATCCAGAACGGCGCCCTGACCGCGCTGGCCGTGACTTCGGCCAAGCGCGTGCCGCAGCTGGCGAACGTGCCGACGGTGGCCGAACTGGGCAAGCCGGATTTCGAGATGGTGACTTACTCGGCGTTGATGACGCCCAAGGGCACGCCGCAGGCGGTGCGCCAGGTGCTGAACGACGCGTTGGCCAAGGCGGTGGCAGATCCGGAGGTGCAGCGCCAGCTGGCGAATATCGGCTCGCAAGTCGTGCCGTCCACCATCGACCAGACCGCGCAGATCTTCGCCAAGGAAGAAGCCAAGCTGCAGCCGTTGCTGACTTCCGGCGTGTTGAAACCCGACAACGCGCGCTGA
- a CDS encoding class II aldolase/adducin family protein, giving the protein MMKHELKISSMKEQCTEAEWEARVDLAACYRLIAHYGMSDMIANHVSLRVPGEPGAFLINAYGLLYEEITASSLLKIDHHGNILSKPDFGPHLSYGVNKAGFVIHSAIHEKRPEVDCVIHTHTWAGMAVSSLACGLLPLNQTSMRFAKIGYHDYEGVVLDLSEQESLCRDLGQNEALILRNHGLLTVGRSIGEAFNWMHRLEVSCRAQLAAMACNAPLNPVSKDVIEATWNQYQPGTRRPYGQMEWPALLRLADRLDPSYRT; this is encoded by the coding sequence ATGATGAAGCACGAACTGAAGATTTCTTCCATGAAAGAGCAATGCACCGAAGCGGAGTGGGAGGCGCGCGTGGACCTGGCCGCCTGTTACCGCCTGATCGCGCATTACGGCATGTCCGACATGATCGCCAACCACGTCTCGCTGCGCGTACCGGGCGAGCCGGGCGCCTTCCTGATCAATGCCTACGGCTTGCTCTATGAAGAAATCACGGCGTCCAGCCTGCTGAAGATCGACCACCACGGCAACATTCTCAGCAAGCCGGATTTCGGTCCCCATCTTTCCTATGGCGTGAACAAGGCCGGCTTCGTGATTCATAGCGCCATCCACGAAAAGCGCCCCGAAGTCGACTGCGTCATCCACACGCACACCTGGGCCGGCATGGCGGTTTCGTCGCTGGCCTGCGGCCTGCTGCCGCTGAACCAGACTTCCATGCGCTTCGCCAAGATCGGCTACCACGACTACGAAGGCGTGGTGCTGGACTTGAGCGAACAGGAATCGCTGTGCCGCGACCTGGGCCAGAACGAAGCCCTGATCCTGCGCAACCACGGCCTGCTGACCGTGGGCCGCAGCATCGGCGAGGCCTTCAACTGGATGCATCGCCTGGAAGTGTCCTGCCGCGCCCAGCTGGCCGCGATGGCTTGCAACGCGCCGCTGAACCCCGTATCCAAGGATGTGATCGAGGCGACCTGGAACCAATATCAGCCCGGCACGCGCCGGCCCTACGGCCAGATGGAATGGCCCGCGCTGCTGCGCCTGGCGGATCGCCTGGATCCGTCGTACCGCACGTAA
- a CDS encoding IclR family transcriptional regulator, whose product MSVLDNATRVLRVLAQHGGQVSVTEVVAQLGLPKSSSSRLLKQMLESGLLERDPATLRYRPALLLLEVAHQSRASTPLIRRMEQALESLVADTGHTGYISVLDDNRRDVVVVRAFPGSHLLRVVTQPGYRLPAYASSTGRALLARLDDAAARQAHPAAADPRAAVLPHAPRTLAALRAQLEQVRARGWAWALDESVTGVGSVSATVGDAQSGETLAFCLSFPASLNRPGFVDVLAHRLVGYAAAIGRAAGDSFWRTTAPASAVHD is encoded by the coding sequence ATGAGTGTTCTCGACAATGCGACCCGCGTCCTGCGCGTCCTGGCGCAGCACGGTGGCCAAGTGAGCGTCACGGAGGTCGTAGCCCAGCTTGGGCTACCCAAGAGCTCCTCGTCACGGCTGTTGAAGCAGATGCTGGAAAGCGGCCTGCTGGAACGCGACCCCGCCACCCTCAGGTACCGCCCCGCCCTGCTGCTGCTCGAAGTCGCGCATCAATCGCGCGCCAGCACGCCGCTGATCCGCCGCATGGAACAGGCGCTGGAATCGCTGGTGGCCGATACCGGCCACACCGGCTATATCTCGGTGCTGGATGACAATCGGCGCGATGTCGTGGTGGTGCGGGCCTTTCCTGGATCGCATCTCTTGCGCGTCGTGACGCAGCCCGGCTACCGCCTGCCTGCCTACGCGAGCTCCACGGGACGCGCGCTGCTGGCGCGCCTGGACGATGCCGCCGCGCGCCAGGCGCATCCCGCCGCCGCGGATCCGCGCGCCGCCGTGCTGCCGCATGCGCCGCGCACCTTGGCAGCACTGCGCGCGCAGCTGGAGCAAGTGCGCGCCCGCGGCTGGGCCTGGGCGCTGGACGAGAGCGTGACCGGCGTGGGCTCGGTCAGTGCCACCGTCGGCGATGCGCAAAGCGGCGAGACGCTGGCCTTCTGCCTGAGTTTTCCCGCGTCGCTGAACCGGCCCGGTTTTGTCGACGTGCTGGCCCATCGCCTGGTCGGATACGCCGCCGCCATCGGCCGTGCCGCGGGCGATAGCTTCTGGCGGACCACGGCGCCGGCCAGCGCCGTGCACGACTGA
- a CDS encoding OPT/YSL family transporter — MPHPALHPRAFSGGTFLLLVLLSVFGAIIGIQLLVSLGVTPNTSIIGALVAMILARIPLALFARFRSIHEQNLAQSAISSATFGAANSLLLPIAIPFLFGRTDLVLPMFVGVSAAMLLDGYMLYRLFDSRVFPAAGAWPPGVAAAEAIKAGDTGGRQARLLGVGIGVGLVGAWLHIPMSAFGTAFLGNIWALTMFGIGLLIRGYAKPLMGWDINALYIPHGLMIGAGLVALIQVIAQIRSRGGDETTPGRRHAGAPAAPLGTRDGNGNGNGDTVPAAATAEAEPAARPTRTVQDMRRTLRMGAIAYLVLAALLALGSGLYTGMSTPMLIGFVVYAAFAAFVHELLVGIAAMHSGWFPAFAVALITLLIGMLIGFPPVALVILCGFAAATGPAFADMGYDLKAGYLLRGNGTHPAFELDGRRQQLAAGMLAFVISMPMVYFTYHSYFDQGLTPPVAAVYVATIKAGVAPGVAMQLLIWAIPGALIQWIGGPRRQLGVLLSTGLLIPNPLAGWAVLAGIVLRVLALRLWGDKVRNSLEVFAAGTIAGDALYSFFNSLIRYQAKER; from the coding sequence ATGCCGCATCCAGCCTTGCATCCACGCGCGTTCAGCGGCGGGACCTTCCTTCTGCTGGTGCTGCTCAGCGTCTTCGGCGCCATCATCGGCATCCAGCTGCTGGTGTCGCTGGGCGTCACCCCCAATACCTCCATCATCGGCGCGCTGGTCGCCATGATCCTGGCGCGCATCCCGCTGGCGCTGTTTGCGCGCTTCCGCTCGATACACGAACAGAACCTGGCGCAAAGCGCCATTTCGTCCGCAACCTTCGGCGCGGCCAACAGCCTGCTGCTGCCGATCGCCATTCCGTTCCTGTTCGGCCGCACGGACCTGGTGCTGCCCATGTTCGTCGGCGTGTCGGCGGCCATGCTGCTGGACGGCTACATGCTGTACCGGCTGTTCGACAGCCGCGTCTTCCCCGCCGCGGGCGCATGGCCGCCCGGCGTGGCGGCCGCCGAGGCCATCAAGGCCGGCGACACCGGCGGACGCCAGGCGCGGCTGCTGGGCGTGGGCATAGGCGTGGGACTGGTCGGCGCCTGGCTGCACATTCCCATGTCGGCCTTCGGCACGGCTTTCCTTGGCAATATCTGGGCGCTGACGATGTTCGGCATCGGCCTGCTGATACGCGGCTACGCCAAGCCGCTGATGGGTTGGGACATCAACGCGCTCTATATTCCGCACGGACTGATGATAGGGGCGGGCCTGGTTGCCCTGATCCAGGTGATCGCGCAGATCCGTTCGCGCGGCGGCGACGAGACAACGCCGGGCCGCCGCCACGCCGGCGCGCCGGCCGCGCCCCTCGGCACGCGCGACGGCAACGGCAATGGCAATGGCGACACGGTGCCGGCGGCGGCGACGGCCGAAGCAGAACCGGCGGCGCGCCCCACCCGCACGGTGCAGGACATGCGCCGCACCCTGCGCATGGGCGCCATCGCCTACCTCGTGCTGGCCGCGCTGCTGGCGCTGGGCAGCGGCCTGTACACGGGCATGTCCACACCCATGCTGATCGGCTTCGTGGTGTACGCAGCCTTCGCCGCCTTCGTGCATGAATTGCTGGTGGGCATCGCCGCGATGCACTCAGGCTGGTTTCCCGCCTTCGCGGTGGCCCTGATCACCTTGCTGATCGGCATGCTGATCGGCTTTCCGCCGGTGGCGCTGGTGATCCTGTGCGGCTTCGCCGCGGCGACGGGCCCCGCCTTCGCCGACATGGGCTACGACCTGAAGGCGGGCTATCTGTTGCGCGGCAACGGCACCCATCCCGCCTTCGAGCTGGACGGGCGGCGCCAGCAGCTGGCCGCCGGCATGCTCGCCTTCGTCATCAGCATGCCGATGGTGTACTTCACCTACCACAGCTATTTCGACCAGGGGCTGACACCGCCCGTGGCCGCCGTCTACGTCGCCACCATCAAGGCGGGCGTGGCCCCCGGCGTGGCGATGCAGCTGCTGATCTGGGCCATTCCGGGCGCACTGATCCAATGGATCGGCGGCCCGCGCCGCCAATTGGGCGTGTTGCTCTCCACCGGTCTGCTGATCCCCAATCCGCTGGCGGGCTGGGCCGTGCTGGCCGGCATCGTGCTGCGCGTCCTGGCACTGCGCCTGTGGGGCGACAAGGTGCGCAACAGCCTGGAGGTATTCGCCGCCGGCACCATCGCGGGCGATGCGCTGTACAGCTTCTTCAATTCCCTGATCCGGTATCAGGCCAAGGAAAGATAA
- a CDS encoding DUF1177 domain-containing protein has product MSLTHTLKVFDAFDSAYASGQTVADLLQPYAAHATVAVKTITGPKGKTDFVRIEIRGTDGKQAGGQAPTLGIVGRLGGIGARPSRIGLVSDGDGAIAAVAAALKLAHMSTQGDRLPGDVVISTHVCPDAPTRPHEPVDFMDSPMDTETLNENEVSDEMDAVLSIDTTKGNRILNHKGYAISPTVKQGYILRVSDDLVRIMEMTSGRPAVTFPITTQDITPYGNGVYHLNSILQPSVATRAPTVGVAISAISVVPGCGTGASDEADIAAAVRFTVEVAKEFTRGTCAFHDAQEYDRLVSMYGSLEHLQKRQ; this is encoded by the coding sequence ATGAGCCTTACGCATACTCTCAAAGTCTTCGACGCCTTCGATAGCGCCTACGCCAGCGGCCAAACCGTGGCCGACTTGCTGCAGCCCTATGCCGCCCACGCCACGGTCGCGGTCAAGACGATTACCGGCCCGAAAGGCAAGACGGATTTCGTCCGCATCGAAATCCGCGGCACCGACGGCAAGCAGGCCGGCGGCCAGGCGCCCACGCTGGGCATCGTTGGCCGCCTGGGCGGCATCGGCGCGCGCCCCAGCCGCATCGGCCTGGTATCCGACGGCGACGGCGCCATCGCCGCGGTGGCGGCGGCGCTGAAGCTGGCGCACATGTCCACGCAGGGCGACCGGCTGCCGGGCGACGTCGTCATCAGCACGCACGTTTGCCCCGACGCGCCGACGCGCCCGCACGAGCCCGTGGACTTCATGGACTCGCCCATGGACACCGAAACCCTGAACGAGAACGAAGTCTCGGACGAGATGGACGCGGTGCTGTCCATCGACACGACCAAGGGCAATCGCATCCTGAACCACAAGGGCTATGCGATTTCTCCCACCGTCAAGCAGGGCTATATCCTGCGTGTATCGGACGATCTGGTCCGCATCATGGAAATGACCAGCGGCCGCCCGGCGGTAACCTTCCCCATCACCACGCAGGACATCACGCCGTATGGCAACGGCGTCTACCATCTGAACAGCATCCTGCAGCCGTCGGTGGCCACGCGCGCGCCCACCGTGGGCGTGGCGATTTCGGCCATCAGCGTGGTGCCGGGCTGCGGCACGGGAGCCAGCGACGAAGCCGATATCGCGGCGGCGGTGCGCTTCACGGTGGAGGTCGCCAAGGAGTTCACCCGCGGTACCTGTGCCTTCCACGACGCGCAGGAATACGACCGCCTGGTTTCCATGTATGGATCGCTGGAACACCTGCAGAAGCGCCAGTAG
- a CDS encoding AroM family protein yields the protein MTDKHALLGTITIGQAPRADITPILLAALPAGVRTLHVGVLDGLSPDDIAARYAPRPGQALLVSRLLDGHSVILDKAAVQGALAGKVAELEASGCTVILVLCTGEFHGLGAQRAWLVEPDRIVPPAAAALAGDRQVGIIVPLAEQATSEAGKFSMLSRAPLCEAASPYDDGLQAVETAARTLRERGAQMLLMDCMGFVEDHRAAARRASGLPTVLSNALIAKLVAELVR from the coding sequence ATGACCGACAAGCACGCTTTGCTGGGCACGATCACGATAGGCCAGGCGCCGCGCGCCGACATCACGCCCATCCTGCTGGCGGCATTGCCGGCCGGCGTACGGACGCTGCACGTGGGCGTGCTGGACGGCCTGTCCCCCGACGATATCGCCGCGCGCTACGCGCCCCGGCCGGGCCAGGCGCTGCTGGTCTCGCGGCTGCTGGACGGCCATTCCGTCATCCTCGACAAGGCCGCCGTGCAGGGCGCGCTGGCCGGCAAGGTAGCGGAACTGGAGGCCAGCGGCTGCACCGTCATCCTGGTGCTGTGCACGGGCGAATTCCACGGCCTGGGTGCGCAGCGGGCGTGGCTGGTCGAACCGGACCGCATCGTGCCGCCGGCCGCGGCGGCCTTGGCGGGCGACCGCCAGGTCGGTATCATCGTGCCCCTGGCGGAACAGGCCACGAGCGAGGCCGGCAAGTTCTCCATGCTGTCCCGCGCGCCGCTGTGCGAAGCGGCGTCGCCGTACGACGACGGGCTGCAAGCCGTCGAGACGGCGGCACGGACGCTGCGCGAACGCGGTGCCCAGATGCTGTTGATGGACTGCATGGGCTTCGTGGAGGACCACCGCGCCGCCGCGCGGCGCGCCAGCGGCCTGCCCACGGTCCTGTCCAATGCCCTGATCGCAAAACTCGTCGCGGAGCTCGTACGCTAA
- the pepE gene encoding dipeptidase PepE, which produces MQLLLFSNSRSPDGSYLTHALEPLRALAGERRKTLFVPFAGVTASWDDYTANVGKSLAPLGLALTGAHTVDAGAADGFDLILVGGGNTFQLVAECRRRGWLATIAERVKAGTPYSGWSAGANLACPTLCTTNDMPIVDPGGFNALGLIGFQINPHYTNALPAGHQGETRNDRIAEFLVANPAVTVVGLPEGDWLAGDGAHMTLHGPHTGYVFRKGQAPAELRPGVAVDAA; this is translated from the coding sequence ATGCAACTGCTTCTTTTCAGCAACTCCCGGTCTCCCGACGGCAGTTACCTGACCCATGCCCTGGAGCCCCTGCGCGCGCTGGCCGGCGAACGCCGCAAAACGCTCTTCGTGCCCTTCGCCGGGGTGACGGCCAGCTGGGACGACTACACCGCCAACGTCGGCAAAAGCCTGGCCCCGCTAGGCCTGGCGCTGACGGGCGCGCATACCGTGGACGCCGGCGCCGCGGACGGCTTCGACCTGATCCTGGTGGGCGGCGGCAACACCTTCCAGCTGGTGGCGGAATGCCGCCGCCGCGGCTGGCTGGCCACCATCGCGGAACGCGTGAAGGCCGGCACGCCCTATTCCGGCTGGAGCGCGGGGGCAAACCTGGCGTGCCCCACGCTGTGCACCACCAACGATATGCCCATCGTCGATCCGGGCGGTTTCAATGCCTTGGGCCTGATCGGTTTCCAGATCAACCCGCACTACACGAATGCCTTGCCCGCGGGACACCAAGGCGAAACGCGCAATGACCGCATCGCGGAATTCCTGGTGGCCAATCCGGCGGTGACGGTGGTCGGCTTGCCGGAAGGCGACTGGCTGGCGGGCGATGGCGCACACATGACCCTGCACGGGCCGCACACGGGGTATGTCTTCCGCAAGGGGCAGGCGCCGGCTGAACTGCGCCCGGGCGTGGCGGTGGACGCGGCCTGA
- a CDS encoding ABC transporter ATP-binding protein, protein MSAPAGTGAPLLRVESLGARYGKVAALSPVSLCVPAGSIVTVIGANGAGKSTMLNAIMGALPLSGQAAGAVWLDGRDVSGWPVERRVAAGMSLVPERRELFASMSVEDNLLLGGFRRYRMREAGWRDSMQDIYELFPRLKERRAQEAGTLSGGERQMLAVGRALMAKPRLLMLDEPSLGLAPRIVREIFHIIARLREAGVSILLVEQNARAALQVADQGYVLETGEVVLSGPAAELAHNPRVVESYLGLGKAG, encoded by the coding sequence ATGAGCGCGCCCGCCGGCACGGGCGCGCCGCTGCTGAGGGTGGAGAGCCTGGGCGCGCGCTACGGCAAGGTGGCGGCGCTGTCGCCGGTGTCGCTCTGCGTTCCGGCCGGCAGCATCGTGACGGTGATCGGCGCCAACGGCGCCGGCAAGTCGACGATGCTGAACGCCATCATGGGTGCCTTGCCGCTGTCGGGACAGGCCGCGGGCGCGGTATGGCTCGATGGGCGGGACGTGTCCGGCTGGCCCGTGGAGCGGCGCGTGGCCGCCGGCATGTCGCTGGTGCCGGAGCGGCGCGAACTCTTCGCCAGCATGTCCGTGGAAGACAACCTGCTGCTGGGCGGCTTCCGGCGCTATCGCATGCGCGAGGCCGGCTGGCGCGACAGCATGCAGGACATCTATGAACTTTTTCCACGGCTGAAGGAACGGCGCGCGCAGGAAGCGGGCACGCTGTCGGGCGGCGAGAGACAGATGCTGGCGGTGGGGCGCGCGCTGATGGCCAAGCCGCGCCTGCTGATGCTGGACGAACCCAGCCTGGGCCTGGCGCCGCGCATCGTGCGCGAGATTTTTCACATCATTGCCCGCCTGCGCGAAGCGGGCGTGTCCATCCTGCTGGTGGAACAGAACGCCCGTGCGGCCTTGCAGGTGGCCGACCAGGGCTATGTACTGGAGACCGGAGAGGTCGTGCTGTCCGGGCCCGCCGCGGAACTGGCGCACAATCCGCGCGTGGTGGAAAGCTATCTGGGGCTGGGCAAGGCGGGCTGA